In Macadamia integrifolia cultivar HAES 741 chromosome 1, SCU_Mint_v3, whole genome shotgun sequence, a single window of DNA contains:
- the LOC122083068 gene encoding uncharacterized protein LOC122083068 isoform X3, producing the protein MESNQGPVRTTFDHGSLTYAGERLATLLTCALLKTHLSALLQDLFGLLMTHKPQLQGDDKESQSELVDAEGDGDEDEDDEDGDGGFGEGEEDLSSEDGGGYGNNPNSNNGNAKKGTEGGASGAGEENGEDEDEEEEEDGDDHEDDDDDDDDDDDDGGDEDEEEVLEEEEDPENEEEEEDEEEEALQPPKKRKK; encoded by the exons ATGGAATCTAACCAAGGTCCGGTTCGGACAACTTTCGACCATGGTTCACTAACGTACGCAGGGGAGAGACTAGCCACTTTGCTAACCTGCGCTCTGCTCAAAACCCACCTCTCCGCTCTG TTGCAGGATCTTTTTGGGTTGTTAATGACTCACAAACCCCAATTGCAAGGGGATGACAAAGAAAGTCAATCAGAGCTAGTTGATGCTGAGGGAGATggagatgaagatgaggatgatgaagaTGGGGATGGTGGCTTTGGAGAAGGTGAAGAGGATTTGTCTTCAGAAGATGGAGGGGGATATGGGAACAATCCCAACAGCAACAACGGTAACGCTAAGAAAGGAACTGAAGGAGGAGCAAGTGGAGCAGGAGAGGAGAACGGCGAGgacgaagacgaagaggaagaagaagatggcgATGATCAtgaggatgatgacgacgatgatgatgatgacgacgatgacggTGGAGATGAGGACGAGGAAGAAGTACTGGAGGAAGAGGAGGACCCAGAGaatgaggaggaagaggaagatgaagaagaggaagcccTTCAACCcccaaagaagaggaagaagtga
- the LOC122083068 gene encoding uncharacterized protein LOC122083068 isoform X1, with protein sequence MLVSSGFSPEFLRSASVRVQISIPDYQVRFFLFNSSVLLYNCEGSPLRDIWSVHMESNQGPVRTTFDHGSLTYAGERLATLLTCALLKTHLSALLQDLFGLLMTHKPQLQGDDKESQSELVDAEGDGDEDEDDEDGDGGFGEGEEDLSSEDGGGYGNNPNSNNGNAKKGTEGGASGAGEENGEDEDEEEEEDGDDHEDDDDDDDDDDDDGGDEDEEEVLEEEEDPENEEEEEDEEEEALQPPKKRKK encoded by the exons ATGCTGGTTTCTTCAGGTTTTAGTCCGGAATTCCTCAGATCTGCTTCGGTTCGTGTTCAGATCTCAATCCCAGATTACCAGGTAAGGTTTTTCCTCTTCAATTCTTCTGTTCTCCTCTACAACTGTGAAG GTTCTCCTTTACGAGACATCTGGTCCGTACATATGGAATCTAACCAAGGTCCGGTTCGGACAACTTTCGACCATGGTTCACTAACGTACGCAGGGGAGAGACTAGCCACTTTGCTAACCTGCGCTCTGCTCAAAACCCACCTCTCCGCTCTG TTGCAGGATCTTTTTGGGTTGTTAATGACTCACAAACCCCAATTGCAAGGGGATGACAAAGAAAGTCAATCAGAGCTAGTTGATGCTGAGGGAGATggagatgaagatgaggatgatgaagaTGGGGATGGTGGCTTTGGAGAAGGTGAAGAGGATTTGTCTTCAGAAGATGGAGGGGGATATGGGAACAATCCCAACAGCAACAACGGTAACGCTAAGAAAGGAACTGAAGGAGGAGCAAGTGGAGCAGGAGAGGAGAACGGCGAGgacgaagacgaagaggaagaagaagatggcgATGATCAtgaggatgatgacgacgatgatgatgatgacgacgatgacggTGGAGATGAGGACGAGGAAGAAGTACTGGAGGAAGAGGAGGACCCAGAGaatgaggaggaagaggaagatgaagaagaggaagcccTTCAACCcccaaagaagaggaagaagtga
- the LOC122083095 gene encoding UBP1-associated protein 2A-like, with the protein MAKNKNKKRKLSKTPIKKFQKKVEKQKKKKKQVEKAPVLVKEEDSDDSLSEPELESEKFQKLIEPYTKDQLIEFICDAAVNDSTILQRIRSTADRDISHRKIFVHGLGWDTTRETLMSAFNSYGEIEDLNVVIDRATGKAKGYGFVLFKTRAAANKALKQPQKKINNRVTSCQLASIGPAPPIQKDDTTGRKIYVSNVPSDADPEKLRTFFAKFGEIETGPMGFDSSTGKSRGFALFVYKTQEGAKKVLQEPYKMFEGHQLHCQRASENKTKPAVAVQQPVQTPVLAAVAASQNLALFSQHPTLNPLYGGLIGNPNAGLVAGSFHPMMAGALNPVAIPSTQVAGSSFGTAMGLGGYGPSHSLATFEGNPSLLGPYGSSATSLQGLQSYQSSNMQPFYGRNHPTAGAFPGYPS; encoded by the coding sequence ATGGCgaagaacaaaaacaagaagCGAAAGCTCTCGAAGACACCGATCAAAAAATTCCAGAAGAAAGtagagaagcagaagaagaagaagaagcaggtcGAGAAAGCCCCTGTTCTAGTGAAGGAGGAAGACTCTGATGACTCATTATCTGAACCCGAATTGGAGTCCGAGAAGTTTCAGAAGCTCATCGAACCCTACACCAAAGATCAATTGATCGAATTTATCTGCGACGCCGCTGTTAACGACTCTACTATCCTCCAGAGAATTCGTTCTACCGCCGATCGTGATATCTCCCACCGCAAGATCTTCGTTCACGGCCTTGGCTGGGACACTACCCGTGAAACCCTAATGTCCGCTTTCAATTCCTACGGTGAGATCGAGGACTTGAATGTTGTCATCGACAGGGCAACCGGTAAGGCAAAAGGGTATGGTTTCGTTTTATTTAAGACTCGCGCGGCCgcaaataaagctttgaaacaGCCCCAAAAGAAGATCAACAATCGCGTTACCTCGTGTCAATTAGCTTCTATCGGGCCGGCTCCTCCTATCCAGAAGGATGATACGACGGGTCGAAAGATCTATGTCAGCAATGTTCCTTCTGACGCGGACCCAGAGAAGCTTCGGACATTCTTTGCCAAGTTTGGCGAGATCGAGACGGGTCCGATGGGTTTCGATTCCTCAACGGGGAAGTCTCGAGGGTTTGCTCTATTTGTATATAAGACGCAAGAGGGAGCTAAGAAGGTTCTTCAGGAACCGTACAAGATGTTCGAGGGGCATCAGTTACACTGTCAGAGGGCCTCTGAGAACAAGACCAAGCCTGCAGTGGCAGTGCAGCAGCCTGTGCAAACTCCGGTACTAGCTGCTGTGGCAGCTTCGCAAAATTTGGCTTTATTTAGTCAGCACCCAACTCTTAATCCATTGTATGGTGGGTTGATTGGGAACCCAAATGCTGGGTTGGTTGCAGGCTCTTTCCACCCCATGATGGCAGGTGCTCTGAATCCCGTTGCGATTCCATCTACTCAAGTGGCTGGGAGTTCTTTCGGGACTGCCATGGGGTTAGGAGGATATGGCCCATCGCATAGTTTGGCTACTTTTGAGGGTAATCCTTCATTGCTTGGGCCGTATGGTTCTAGTGCCACATCTTTGCAAGGTCTGCAATCTTATCAAAGTTCAAACATGCAGCCATTTTACGGAAGGAACCATCCGACTGCCGGGGCTTTTCCTGGTTATCCATCTTAG
- the LOC122083068 gene encoding uncharacterized protein LOC122083068 isoform X2, whose protein sequence is MLVSSGFSPEFLRSASVRVQISIPDYQVRFFLFNSSVLLYNCEGSPLRDIWSVHMESNQGPVRTTFDHGSLTYAGERLATLLTCALLKTHLSALDLFGLLMTHKPQLQGDDKESQSELVDAEGDGDEDEDDEDGDGGFGEGEEDLSSEDGGGYGNNPNSNNGNAKKGTEGGASGAGEENGEDEDEEEEEDGDDHEDDDDDDDDDDDDGGDEDEEEVLEEEEDPENEEEEEDEEEEALQPPKKRKK, encoded by the exons ATGCTGGTTTCTTCAGGTTTTAGTCCGGAATTCCTCAGATCTGCTTCGGTTCGTGTTCAGATCTCAATCCCAGATTACCAGGTAAGGTTTTTCCTCTTCAATTCTTCTGTTCTCCTCTACAACTGTGAAG GTTCTCCTTTACGAGACATCTGGTCCGTACATATGGAATCTAACCAAGGTCCGGTTCGGACAACTTTCGACCATGGTTCACTAACGTACGCAGGGGAGAGACTAGCCACTTTGCTAACCTGCGCTCTGCTCAAAACCCACCTCTCCGCTCTG GATCTTTTTGGGTTGTTAATGACTCACAAACCCCAATTGCAAGGGGATGACAAAGAAAGTCAATCAGAGCTAGTTGATGCTGAGGGAGATggagatgaagatgaggatgatgaagaTGGGGATGGTGGCTTTGGAGAAGGTGAAGAGGATTTGTCTTCAGAAGATGGAGGGGGATATGGGAACAATCCCAACAGCAACAACGGTAACGCTAAGAAAGGAACTGAAGGAGGAGCAAGTGGAGCAGGAGAGGAGAACGGCGAGgacgaagacgaagaggaagaagaagatggcgATGATCAtgaggatgatgacgacgatgatgatgatgacgacgatgacggTGGAGATGAGGACGAGGAAGAAGTACTGGAGGAAGAGGAGGACCCAGAGaatgaggaggaagaggaagatgaagaagaggaagcccTTCAACCcccaaagaagaggaagaagtga